One Punica granatum isolate Tunisia-2019 chromosome 3, ASM765513v2, whole genome shotgun sequence genomic window carries:
- the LOC116201679 gene encoding disease resistance protein At4g27190-like, whose amino-acid sequence MGKQRDKFWDHAEVMPNEDKAKDRWKCKFCRKLFSGGASRIKAHLGKVEGKGIQVCESEVDEATMKEANEALEKITKRRKVDAGTDSTQVNPQQVAADLRITLPSPGQSNPNALAPLQQCPDPIHLMGLPLLFASRDNLDNISNSDNIFGDSSANILREVCDGAEMEDPSNAHVYKNERSSLPCSSFVTEAADRSGWPEHSTPQVEDLPPLQEDLCSSYVHELQVENANALSLEIQSAQPDGHVLLPENVQPSLLQSTRNVPPRVILEVNSCGDNPVQGEPDLVVEDHEANSIMLEQTNHFDPMRIDTDPNNEGNGDSASDLPSSALNSFARETTQCEMLAPKLVGQERIVDEVWDYLMTNDTLCIGVYGMGGVGKTTTMKHLYNKLHDSAAFENVFWVTVSKDCSIHELQNKIASALIVPDLFKNVDEGMRPTVLFNHLSKKKKCLVILDDMWRHFELVDVGIPVKRDGVRLVLTTRYRDVCEKMLCQAKIGVRPLSNEAAWALFVETLGSDLPHNRKIIAEDIVKECKGLPLAVVVMAGSMRGEVEDHVWEATLENLKRPGVLQQSMKESVFPILVHSYNRLDEKKQLCFSLCALYPEDWSIPRQELIELCIDQGVIREDRRRKMYNEGHRLLDELEKACLLEAYSAGGRGVRMHDVIRDMALHIMNANNAPCMVKSGLGLEDMPDDEEWLPNLQMVSLMRNDITVVPPSISPKCPQLATLLLSDCRLRKISKRFFLRMQGLKVIDLRSTSITEMPESVMNLKNLNALVLSRCSELSHIPSLAKLTSLRKLDLMKCRKIKEVPDGLGMLVNLTYLSLRKTSIERIPDGVVCKLKKLQHLEADNIAVKGEEVGKLRKLEALRCRFKNVNELNEYTLRSTTIESYSLAIGARTNLDYWHGEFAYGDVDLNFYKVIIMDEGEYKIGETCHLPRDVKLLWIRGYGGTWNISNFMGLEELEELRITGCDEVSALGGNGGKPEEPEGQLEERTSPPPPGDHCPNLKVLQISRCPKLKHLLVPRYNSNLYLKKLEKLEIYHCAELESIIGATDEEESLTSSTSPLPPDAFSQLQSIKIDNCPKMTYMVGPKSLPVLREIKLLGCHKMKRVLTLELFMLLPNLQTITVHNCKEMKEVIGGQELDHRATSSLFLSPIPASSHGDQLSTRKLSLYLSLLPELKSICSWTGLRDFIHVIKIHICPKLKRIEMLDDASPPPSLEQIVITEVDRNRGKQWLESLEWVHPEAKTTLEPYVFVLNSCSNVTYPFSRYTEKFLLQECRS is encoded by the coding sequence ATGGGTAAGCAAAGGGACAAGTTTTGGGATCATGCTGAAGTCATGCCAAATGAAGATAAAGCCAAGGATCGTTGGAAGTGTAAGTTCTGCCGCAAACTATTTTCTGGGGGAGCTTCCAGGATAAAGGCGCATTTGGGTAAGGTTGAAGGCAAAGGAATTCAAGTTTGTGAAAGTGAAGTTGATGAAGCTACGATGAAAGAAGCTAACGAGGCTCTTGAGAAGATTACGAAGAGAAGAAAGGTGGACGCTGGAACCGATTCAACTCAAGTCAACCCACAGCAGGTGGCGGCAGATTTGCGGATTACTCTGCCATCTCCTGGTCAAAGCAACCCCAATGCACTGGCACCACTGCAGCAGTGTCCCGACCCAATCCACCTGATGGGCCTGCCTCTGCTATTTGCGTCGAGGGACAATCTAGACAACATCTCTAATTCGGACAACATTTTCGGGGATTCTAGTGCAAACATATTACGAGAAGTCTGCGATGGAGCAGAGATGGAAGATCCATCAAATGCTCATGTGtacaaaaatgaaagaagTAGCTTACCATGTTCAAGCTTTGTCACAGAAGCAGCTGACCGATCGGGTTGGCCTGAACACAGCACTCCCCAAGTAGAAGACCTGCCACCTTTGCAAGAGGATCTGTGTAGTTCGTATGTACATGAGCTGCAGGTTGAAAATGCAAATGCACTCTCACTCGAGATCCAATCAGCGCAACCAGATGGACATGTTCTGCTACCTGAGAATGTTCAGCCATCTCTTCTTCAAAGCACACGTAATGTACCACCGCGGGTGATACTAGAGGTTAATTCCTGTGGAGACAACCCAGTGCAAGGTGAGCCCGATCTGGTAGTTGAAGACCATGAAGCTAATAGCATTATGCTCGAGCAAACCAATCATTTTGATCCGATGCGGATTGATACAGATCCCAACAATGAAGGCAATGGGGATAGTGCTTCAGATTTACCTTCTTCTGCGTTGAACTCGTTTGCAAGGGAAACAACACAGTGTGAGATGTTAGCACCCAAATTAGTGGGTCAAGAACGGATTGTGGATGAGGTATGGGATTACTTAATGACAAATGATACATTATGCATCGGAGTCTATGGGATGGGGGGAGTGGGGAAAACCACAACCATGAAGCACCTCTATAATAAATTGCATGATAGTGCTGCCTTTGAGAATGTATTCTGGGTCACGGTGTCAAAAGATTGCAGTATCCACGAGCTTCAAAATAAGATTGCCAGCGCCCTCATTGTTCCTGACCTTTTCAAGAATGTTGACGAAGGGATGAGGCCAACAGTGTTGTTCAACCATTTGAGCAAGAAAAAGAAGTGTTTAGTTATTTTAGATGATATGTGGCGGCATTTTGAGCTTGTAGACGTTGGAATTCCAGTCAAAAGAGATGGTGTTCGGCTAGTCCTAACAACACGATATCGTGATGTTTGCGAAAAGATGTTGTGTCAAGCGAAAATTGGAGTTCGACCTCTATCTAATGAAGCAGCATGGGCATTGTTTGTAGAGACACTTGGTTCTGATCTACCTCACAATCGGAAGATTATTGCTGAGGATATTGTTAAGGAGTGCAAAGGCTTGCCGTTAGCTGTTGTTGTCATGGCAGGAAGCATGAGGGGAGAGGTCGAGGATCATGTATGGGAAGCCACGCTGGAAAATTTGAAACGACCAGGAGTTCTGCAACAGAGCATGAAAGAGAGTGTTTTTCCAATTCTGGTGCACAGTTACAACCGCTTGGATGAGAAGAAGCAGCTATGTTTTTCATTGTGTGCTCTATATCCCGAAGATTGGTCAATCCCTAGACAAGAACTGATAGAACTTTGTATTGATCAGGGGGTGATTCGGGAAGATAGGAGGCGGAAGATGTATAACGAAGGGCACAGATTATTAGATGAACTTGAAAAGGCGTGCCTCTTAGAGGCATATAGTGCAGGCGGTAGAGGAGTTAGGATGCATGATGTGATTCGGGATATGGCACTGCACATCATGAATGCGAACAACGCCCCATGCATGGTGAAATCTGGCTTGGGTTTGGAAGATATGCCGGATGATGAGGAATGGTTGCCTAATCTTCAGATGGTCTCCTTGATGAGGAATGACATAACAGTAGTTCCACCCTCCATATCACCAAAATGTCCTCAACTTGCAACTCTGTTGTTGAGTGACTGTAGATTGCGTAAAATCTCAAAACGTTTCTTTCTACGGATGCAGGGGTTGAAGGTTATTGACTTGAGAAGTACTAGCATCACAGAAATGCCAGAGTCTGTTATGAACTTGAAAAACTTGAACGCACTAGTACTCAGCAGGTGCTCTGAATTATCGCATATTCCATCCTTGGCGAAGTTGACATCGTTAAGGAAGTTGGACCTCATGAAGTGTAGAAAGATAAAAGAAGTACCAGATGGTTTGGGGATGTTGGTTAATCTTACATATCTCAGCTTAAGAAAGACGAGCATTGAAAGGATTCCAGATGGAGTAGTCTGTAAGTTAAAGAAGCTACAACACCTTGAAGCGGATAATATTGCAGTGAAGGGAGAAGAAGTTGGAAAATTAAGGAAGTTGGAGGCCCTCCGATGTCGTTTTAAAAACGTGAATGAGCTGAATGAGTATACACTGCGATCGACAACTATAGAGTCATACAGTCTTGCCATAGGAGCTCGTACAAATCTCGACTATTGGCATGGTGAATTTGCATATGGTGATgttgatttaaatttttacaaaGTTATTATTATGGATGAAGGAGAGTATAAGATAGGAGAAACTTGTCATCTCCCAAGAGACGTGAAGCTATTGTGGATTCGAGGCTATGGCGGGACGTGGAATATATCCAATTTTATGGGACTTGAAGAACTGGAGGAGCTACGGATTACCGGGTGCGATGAGGTGTCAGCACTGGGTGGGAATGGGGGAAAGCCAGAAGAGCCAGAAGGACAGCTGGAGGAACGAACTTCTCCACCACCACCAGGAGACCACTGCCCCAATCTCAAGGTGCTACAGATCTCTAGATGTCCAAAATTGAAGCATCTGTTGGTGCCCAGATATAACTCCAATCTGTACCTTAAGAAACTAGAAAAGCTCGAGATATACCACTGCGCGGAGCTAGAGAGTATAATAGGAGCAACAGACGAGGAAGAATCACTGACATCATCAACATCACCACTGCCACCCGACGCTTTCTCCCAACTccaatcaattaaaattgacAATTGTCCAAAGATGACGTATATGGTGGGGCCAAAATCGCTTCCTGTTCTTAGGGAAATAAAATTACTTGGATGTCATAAGATGAAGAGGGTGTTAACCCTTGAGTTATTCATGCTCCTCCCCAACCTTCAGACTATCACTGTTCATAATTGCAAAGAGATGAAGGAGGTTATAGGCGGCCAAGAATTAGACCATAGAGCCACCAGTAGCTTGTTCTTGTCCCCCATTCCAGCATCATCTCATGGTGATCAATTAAGTACAAGAAAGCTGTCCTTATATTTGTCCCTTCTCCCGGAGCTGAAGAGCATATGCAGTTGGACTGGACTTCGGGATTTCATACATGTCATTAAGATACATATATGTCCAAAGCTGAAGAGGATTGAAATGCTAGATGATGCTTCACCTCCCCCTTCTCTTGAGCAGATAGTAATAACAGAAGTGGATAGAAATAGAGGAAAACAATGGTTGGAATCTCTTGAGTGGGTCCACCCTGAGGCCAAGACTACCCTTGAACCTTATGTGTTTGTGTTAAATTCTTGCTCAAACGTTACCTACCCATTTAGTCGGTACACTGAGAAATTCCTTTTACAAGAATGCCGGTCGTAG